In one window of Tubulanus polymorphus chromosome 3, tnTubPoly1.2, whole genome shotgun sequence DNA:
- the LOC141902810 gene encoding uncharacterized protein LOC141902810 encodes MSTDHKETAADKDPQFVKVQTLTKGVIFGLECMLFDKQPSLSLVSNGCECILIDKKFYQNHCQQQSFYDLRRKVSPYPSEDQLQNDLSVQTKWNRYKRETVESLIRACTNTS; translated from the exons ATGTCAACA GATCACAAAGAAACAGCAGCAGACAAGGACCCACAGTTTGTCAAGGTTCAAACTCTTACCAAAGGGGTCATATTC GGTTTAGAATGCATGTTATTTGACAAACAGCCAAGTTTATCGTTGGTTAGTAACGGATGTGAATGCATACTGATTGATAAGAAATTCTACCAGAATCACTGTCAACAGCAGTCATTTTATGATTTAAGAAGAAAG GTGTCGCCCTACCCGAGCGAGGACCAATTACAGAACGACTTATCAGTACAAACTAAATGGAACAGATACAAACGTGAAACCGTTGAAAGTCTCATTCGTGCATGCACCAATACAAGCTAA